The DNA region CCTTGCCGCCGAGGGCGTCCACGGCTTCCTGGGCCAGTCGCTGGCCGGCCTTGAAGTCGTCGACGCCGTAGTAGGCCATGCGCTGCGAGGTCGGCGCGTCGGCGTCCCAGGTGATCACGGGGATGCCGGCGGCGATGGCCTTGTCGATGACCGGCGCGAGGAAGTCGCCATTGGTGCAGGAGATGGCGATGCCGTCGACGCGCTGCGAGATGAACGACTCGAGCACTTCCTTCTGGCGAAGCTGGTCGGCCGACTCGGGCGCCCGCCAGATCACCTCGATGTTGCCCAGTTCCTTGGCCTTGCGCTCGGCGCCGATGCGCGCGTAGTTGAAGACCGGGATGTCGAGGGCCTTGGGGATGACGGCGAACCGGAGCGTCTTCGGCCCGGCCGGCGCCGGCGTGGAGGACCCGCCGCCACAGGCGGAGGTGAACAGGCCGAGGCACAGGAGCGTGAGCAGTCGTCGCATGGGCTTCCCCGCCGTGCCTGCGCCCATGCCGCGACGCGCGTTGCATGGGGAGACGGTTCGGCGTGCGCGGATTGTAGCGTAAAGGACGGGAGTCGGGAGTCGGGAGACGGGAGTCGGGAGACGGGAGTCGGGAGTCGGGAGTCGGGACTCGGGAGTCGGGAGTCGGGAGTCGACGGTCGGCAGCGGGGAGTTGCTCCCGCGGCCGCCGCGGACCAGACTTGTCGCGCCATGACCCGACGCGACTTCCTCTCCACCACCCCGGCCGCCGCCCTCACCCTGACGGGCGGCACCGGCGCCGCCCAGACTCCCGGGGCCGCGAGCCGCCAGCTCTACGAGCTCCGCCGCTACCGCATCCGCACCGGCTACATGCGCGACACGACGCGCGCGTATCTCAAGGACGCGCTGCTGCCGGCGCTCACGCGCCTGGGCCTCGGCCCGGTCGGCATGTTCGACGTCACGACGGGCGAGCCGCCGACGTGCGTGGTGCTGATCCCGCACGCCACGGCCGACTCGGCCGTCACCCTCGGTCGTCGCCTGATGAGCGACGCCGCGTACGTGAAGGCCGGCGCGCCCTTCCTCGACGCCCCAGCCGATCGGCCGGCGTTCGATCGCGTGGAGAGCGCGCTGCTGCTGGCCTTCGAGGGCATGCCGCAGATCAAGGCGCCCGACACCAGCAAGCCCCGCCTGTTGGAGATCCGTCGCTACGAGGCGCCCAGCCAGATGGCCGGCCTGAAGAAGATCGAGATGTTCGACACCGGCGGCGAGTTGGCCATCTTCCGCAAGGTCGGCCTGACGCCCGTGTTCTTCGGCCAGACCCTCTACGGCGTGCGGCTGCCGCAGTTCGAGTACATGCTCACCTACGCGAACATGGCCGAGCGCGAGCAGCAGTGGAACGCGTTCCGCAACGATCCCGACTGGAAGGTGCTGTCGCAGAAGGAGGAATACAAGGACGCCGCGATCATGTCGGGCGCGACGTCGACGTACCTCTCACCGCAGCCGTGGTCGCAGATCTGAGAATTGCAGAATTTCAGAATTGCAGGATTTCAGAATTGCGGAATTCACAGGCAAGGCCACACGCGTCGAGACGCTCGCCTGGTGTCTGAACGCCGTGAAATTCTGAAATTCTGAAACTCTGAAATTGCTATGCCTGCTTCGCGCGTCGCGCCCGATCGGCGGCGACGGCGAGCACGATGATGATGCCGATGATGATCTCCTGCACGTAGTTGGGCCAGCCCATCTGCTGGCTGCCATTGCGCAGGAACGCCATGACCAGGGCACCGATCAACGACCCGGCGATCGTGCCCTCGCCGCCCGACAGGCTGCCGCCGCCGATGACCACGGCGGCGATCACATCGAGTTCGGTGCCGATCGCCACGGTCGGATCGCCCTGCCGCAACCGCGA from Luteitalea sp. TBR-22 includes:
- a CDS encoding NIPSNAP family protein; this translates as MTRRDFLSTTPAAALTLTGGTGAAQTPGAASRQLYELRRYRIRTGYMRDTTRAYLKDALLPALTRLGLGPVGMFDVTTGEPPTCVVLIPHATADSAVTLGRRLMSDAAYVKAGAPFLDAPADRPAFDRVESALLLAFEGMPQIKAPDTSKPRLLEIRRYEAPSQMAGLKKIEMFDTGGELAIFRKVGLTPVFFGQTLYGVRLPQFEYMLTYANMAEREQQWNAFRNDPDWKVLSQKEEYKDAAIMSGATSTYLSPQPWSQI